From the Brachyspira intermedia PWS/A genome, the window CATAAGCATCTTTAGTATTAATATCAACATAATCCATTAGTTCCTTTATTTTTTCAATATTTCCTTTTTCAGCAGCTTTAAAAAATCTATCTTTGGCCAATGCTCTGTCTAAAGAGTTAGGCACTTCTTTATCTTTTTTTATAATTTTTACATTATTTGCATATTTAATATAATTAGCAAATGTAAATATAAAACTAAATGATAATATAGATATAAATACTATAATAAATACTTTGTAATTCTTTTTAAAAATCAGCATAATAGAGTTTATTATTATAAGTAAGGCAATTATATTCGTTATATAAAATAAATTTTTTCTATTATAAAATATCATCATTAAAAAAGAAGATGCTATAATATTAACAGATATAACAATTAAAATAATAGCGAATATATTTATTATAGTTTTTAATCTCTTACTCATAATTGATTTATTATAAACTAAAAATCAATTAAATAAATAAGCCAGATAATGATCATTATTTACATACTCTTTTATATTCTTATTATCAATAAATATCTTTTCGTATCCTTTTTCCTTCATTATTATAATAAATGAATCTGTTACTCCAAAAATTAAATTATCTATATTTGAATAAAAATCACTAGGAGCATTACATTCTTTTAGTAATTTTTCAGCATCATTTACTAAATCTTTTAAATATGAGGTAACTAATTTTTGACTATTCAAATCATAAATAAGAAAAACATTATTTATTGTAATTTCTTTACTATCTTCTATTTTTATGAGTTTTTTGTATATACAAATAGTTTTTTCATCAAAGTATAATATATTAAAAGCATATAAATCTTTAATTTTAATAAAATATTTTCTTAATTCATAAACAGGAAATTTTTTCAAAAATGAATTAATTTCATCTGAAAGTTCATTTTCTTTTTTATACTGAAAATCTTTTGAAAAACTAGATTCGCCATTAATATCAAAATTTATTTTTTCTTTATTGTCTATAAATGCATAATAAAAATTGAATAAATAACTAAGAATTACGCTTAATTCTCCATATTTTTTTAAATATCCAAATTTGTATATATTAAATTTTTTTATATTTATTTTAGGCTCATTTATTAATTCAAAAACTCCTTCTATTTTTTTGGAATTAATCTCCATAGCATATTCAGCTTTTGAAATACTAGAATTATTTAAATTTATCTCTGCAATATTTTTTATCTTAGATCTTATAAATTCATCTTCAGTATAATAATCAAAAACTTCTATTTTACTGCTGTTTCCTCTAATTTCATAAATACCAAATAAATCTGAATTATTTATAAAAATTTTTCCTCTATACAAATAATGTATACCCTCATCAATATTTTCAAATTTATTGCAGTAAATGTATATATTATTAATCTTATCTTTAAGTATTATAAAAGTTGTATCCTTTATTTCAAAATAAGGACGGTATTTATTTTTCATTAATAATTTAAAAATAATAACTACAATAATAATAGAAATAATCAAAACAAAATATTCGTTATAGAAAATACTATATAATAATTCTTTCATAGTTTTTATTTAACTCCAAAAATTATAATTTAATGGTCAATTAATACAAATAGTAAAAATTAAGAAACTAAAAATTTTTAAATACAAAAATCAATTAAACAAATAAGCCAAATAATGCTCCTTATTTATATAGTCTTTTATATTATTATTATCAATAAATATTTTTCCGTATCCTTTTTCTTTCATTATTATAATAAATGAATCAGTTACACCAAAAATTAAATTATCTATATTAGAATAAAAATCACTAGTGGCATTATATTTCTTTAATAATGCTTCAGTATCATTGACTAAGTCTTTAAGATAAGGACTTATTAATTTTTGACTGCTTAACTCAAATGTCATAAACATATTATTTACTTCAGCAATCTGCAAATCTTCTAGCTTTGAAACTCTTTTATATAAAGATATTGTTTTATCATCATAGTATAATATATTAAAACTTTTAAACTCTTTAAGTTCATTATAATAATCAGCATAATTATCAATATAATTTAATATACTTTCATCCATTAATGATTTCCAATGTCTGTTTTTAGACTCTTTTACATAAGATGCAACTATATCTTTATTTTCATTTATTTTATTTTTCAAAAACTCATCTGAAAACTCTCTAACTCCATTAATAGAAGAATTTATTTTTTCTTTTCCATTTATAAAAAGATAATCAAAATTAAATACATTGAGAGAAAATATTCTCTCAGAACTGAATAAAATACTTTTATCATTATACAACCCCAATATATCTGTATTATGTAGTCTTATTATTTCTGCTTCATCTTCTCTTATGATTTCAAAAGTTCCTTCTATTTTTACAGGCTCTCTTAAAGTTTTTTTCATATTATCACCAACATAGTCAACAATACTGTCATAAGGTTTAAACTCAATAACATACTCAATTTTTGATTTTGATGTATCATCTAATTTTGTCTTGAATTTTATTTCAGCAAAAGTTTCAGGATCATATCCATAAGATTTATTACCATCTGATGAGTGTTTATTAATTAAAATTGGATTATCTTTATCATAATAATTATCAACTCCTATTCTTTCGGATGAAAAGTAAACATCATTTATAATAAACCCATTATCATTATTTATATATACCCTTCCTAAATATGGAAACACATTATCTTTAGGCAAGTATAAATCATTATAATTATCATTTTTCTTGTGTTCATAAACATAAACATATATATTGTTAACTTTATCTTTAAGCATGAAAAAATTATTTTTATAAAATCTTACCGGGTTTTTCTTAGCCTTATTTTTAGGTATATTAATAATTATTATGACAGCGGCTACTAAAATCACTACTGCTAACAAAATTATTATATCTTTATCTATAAATGATTTACCTATTAAATTTTTCATTGTTTTAACGTTCTCCTTATTATTGCTAATAAAAATTATAATACACTTAATAAAGTGTTCTTAAGATTCGTAAATCATAATTTTTATATTTATTCTTATACAAATAAGTATATACTAAAAATTTTTAACTTTGTCAATTTTTATGTTGTTCTTTTTCCCGCCGCATACGCTCTGTGGGCTTCGCAGGGCTAGTCCCCACAAATAATAAAACAATTTTTGACCAAATATAGTTGTTTAGCTATATATTCAAATTTTATGCTTTACAGTATACCCTCCATATTATATAAAAATTAATTATAAAAACAATTATTGCCTATCAAAAAAATTAAATAAAGAATGACTTCTATTTAAATAATTTTTTAAATCATTTGATGAAATAAATATTCTACTTGCAATTTTTTCATTTGTATTTTCTAAATCATAATCCTCATCGCTAAGAATTAGGTTTGTATATTCAGGCATTACTATAATTCCTGTATCTGTTAAAAGAAATATTAAATCATCTATATTGTCATAAAAATAATCAGGAACTACATATTTAGATAATAATTCTTTACTATCAACAACTAAATCTCTTAAATAAGAGTTTATACTTTTTTCTCCGCTCAATTCAAATATAAAAGAATGATTCTTTACTGCAGCTTCATCTCTTCTTTCGTCTGCTTCTACAGTTCTTTTATATATACATATTAATTCATCATCATAGTATAATATATCAAAGCATCTAAAGTCTTTAAGTTTCTTATAATATATAATACCAATTTTATCAGCATAATAGGCTTTGTTTTGGTCATAATGATGGAATTTTTCTATAATAACTTCTTTATTATTAAATTCTTTTTCAAGTTCTCTTCCTTTTTCTTCTTTAAAATTTTCATCAAAATAATAAGCTTTGCTGATAGCTGAATTTATTTTTTCTTTGCCTCTAATAAAAGGATAATTGAAATTAAATAGATAATTAGTAAGCATTTTTCTTACTTCATCCATACCAAGGTAAGCTGAATATTTATCATTAGTAAAAGTAGTTTGTTCTACTGGGATATAAAACTCTCTTATTTCCATTTCAGGTTTTCTAATAACTTCAAAAACTCCTTCTACTTTTCCTCCTTTTATATCCATAGTATATTCAATTTCTGATGTTCTTTCATAATCGAATTCGCTTTTGAATTTTATCTTTAATAAAATTTCTCTAATTTCTTTTTTCGAACTCCATTTATTAAATTTAATTGATTCTTTCCATGACGTTTCATAAGGAAGATATGATTTAAATTGCTTTTCCTTTAGTCTTTCAAAATAATCCATATCATAATCACGGTAAACATTAATTTCATTATTATTTAATTCATTAGTTTCACGAATCATTAATTTATTTTCGCTGTTTATAAACATTTGCCCTGTAAAAGAAGCAAAATATTCATGTGCGAAATTATCAAATTTTACTTTAATTAAATACTTTATTTTACCGCGATGTTTTCTGTACCATTCATCATAATCATTATCTTTATATTTATAGCAATTAATATATATATTATTTATTCTATCTTTCAGCATAAAAAAACTTTTTTCATATACCAATATTTTATTTTCAGCATACCATTTTTTTGCTCTCTTCTCAAGTATAAAAATTACAGCTAGCAAAATTGCAGGTACTCCAAAAATAATAGGCCAGAAATAGTCACTAATAATAAAAATTCTTAATGGTTCCAATATACCAAATGATATCATAAATAGCTCCTATTGTTGTTAATAAAAATTATTGGCTAATAGTATCTAGCCGTCTTTTGGAATTTACTAGATGCTTAAAATTTTTATATTTAGCTTTCTAATATTTAAAAATTATAATTTATTATTGCTATGTTCGCCCACACGAAGTGTGCCTACTTGGTTCGCCATGTATAAGCTAGTGAGTATACTTACTGCTATGTGTGACTGCGACAATGTGTTATACTACATTTAAGATATATTCTATACATATAGAGTTAAAGTACTTGCGTTTTCGCGAAGCGTGCCGACGAAGTCCACATGCGGTGTCGGCAGCAACTTTGGCGAAGCCCGCAGAGCGTGTGCGACAAAAAAGTTAATGATATATCTATAAAAATATAGAAATTTACAAAAATAATTGTTTCAGTATATAAAAATTAATTATCTCCTACTAAAAAAATTAAATAAATAATGACTTTTATTTAGATAATTTTTTAAATGCTCTGTAGGTATAAATATTCTTTCTGCAATTTCTTCATATTCATCTGCAGAGTCATTAATATCTAGATCAGGATATTCAGGCATTACTATAATTCCTGTATCTGTTAAAAGAAATATTAATTTCCTCATATTATTATAAAAATTATCAGTAAGTTCATAATTAGATAATAACTCTTTACTATCAACAACTAAATCTCTTAAATAAGAACTTATACTTCTTTCACTATCCAATTCAAATATAAGAGAATTATTCTTTACTATAGCTTCTTTATTTCCTGCATCTGCTTCTATAGTTCTTTTGTATACGCATATTACTTCATCATCATAGTATGATATATCAAGGCATCTAAAGTCTTTAAATTTCCTATAATATATAAGACCAATATCATCTAAAGGACAGAATATATCAAAAAGAGCATTTTTATGGTTCAATTTCTCTTCAAGTTCTTTTCCTTTTTCTTGTTTGAATCTTTCATCAAAATTATAAGCTCCGCTGATAGCCATATTTATTTTTTCTTTTCCTCTAATAAAAGGATAATTGAAATTAAATAAATAATTAGTAAGCATTTTCTTTGTTTCATCAACTCCCAAACCATCATATTTGTAAGACAGTTGATCAGGAAAACTCATCTGTTCAATTGGAATATAAAATTGTTTTACTTCTATTTCAGGCTTTCTAATAACTTCAAAAACTCCTTCTATTCTTTTATTTTCAATATCCATTGTATATTCAATTTTAGATGTTCTTTCATAATCTAATTCTTTTCTGAATGTTATAGTTGTAAGTTTATCTCTTACATCTTCTTTTGAATACCAACCCTCAAATTTAGGTTTATCATTTGGATTAAATTCATAATATTGAAAAGGGGTTTCTATTTTGTATTGTCTGTAATATAAATCCTTAAAATATTTTTTGTCATAATCATGGTAAACTACCATTTCATCTATGTATAATTTACTAGCTTCACGAATAATTAATTCATAGCCGTTATTTATAAATATTTGACTTGGGAAACGGTCAAAATATTCATTTGCAAAACCGTCAAATTGTCTTTTTCGTTCATCTTCTGCCCAATTGTTGCTTAATGTTAGTATATCCTCCATTTTAGAATGGTGATCGTTAAACCATTTGGCATAAGCATTATCTTTATATCTATAGCAATTAATATATATATTATTTATTTTATCTTTAAGCATAAAGAAATCTTTTCCATCTACTATTATTTTATTTTGAGAATACCATTTCTTGGAACGCCTCTTTATATACATAAAAATAATATAAAAAATAATAATAAAAACTAAACCTATAATAAACTTCGTATTTTCATTTTGATTCAATAGAAAATCAAATATATTATCTATCATAATAAACTCCTATTGTTGCTAGCAATAAACTCGCTCAATATTAGCTGGCAACTAAAGTTGCCAGCTGCTCGTTTATCGCTTTAAAAATTATTTTTTCTTGTTATGTTCGCCCACATGAAGTGTGCCTACTCAGTTCGCCTAAAGGTTTGACTTAATAAATTAAGTCAAAGGCTTCAGCTCACTTGTTTTAGTTGCTAGCAATAAACTCGCTCAATATTAGCTGGCAACTAAAGTTAAGAGCTGCTTGTTTATTGCTTTAAAAATTATTTTTTGTTGTTATGTTCGCCCACATGAAGTGTGCCTACTCGGTTCGACATATAATAACCTACTTGGTGGCTTCGGCTCACTTATTTTTGTTATACTAGCTTTTTAAGATTAAATATAAATCCATTATTAAAAAACTAATAAAGTGAATAAAATTTTAAAATACGATTTTTTTACAAGCTCTTATCGTATCTAATTATAATTTTATTCACTTAAGATATTATTTTCCTAATTTACTAAGACTAATTGAGTTAACTTGCTGTGTTCCATTATAAACAGACATTTCAAGTCCTTCACTAGTAAATTTAAATTCTAAGTGAGCATCATTTTTAGATATAGTTTTATAATGATTATTAGCTACTTTTGATAATTTACTATTTCCTATATCACCTTTTATAGCTCTATCGCTTTCCATTACAATATCCACGCACTTTTTCACAACTTCTATTGTAGATTCATCATTAGGATAGTTAATTTCTATACCATCATAACCTACAATTATAAGAAACGATTTCATATATGTTTCATCAGCTGACATAAAATATTGACCGTATAGGTCTTCAGGGATATTTGTGTTTTTTTCTGTTTTTTTAGAACATGCAGTATTAACAAATAAAAAAGTTGAAATTAATAAAAAGAATGAAAATTTTAAAATTCTACCTTTCATATCATATAACCTCCTATAGTAGGGTATTATAAAAAAGATTTTTAATTATGTCAATGAAAATTTATTTTTATATTAAAATATTTTTTATTTATCTTCATTAAAAAATATATGTATTAAATCATACTAAAAAATAATATATACCCAAACAACTATACTTTGTCAATTTTCACCTTTTTATAAATGTAAATTATAACTTTTTATAAAATAAAAGATTATCTAATATTAAGAAATATGTTTTACATATAATATAGATTTATTGATTTTGTATAATAATAAGTAATCAGCCGCACGTATAAAGGACATTCATTAAGAATAAGCGATACCGTGCGGGTTGCCACTACGGCTAGTAGTTGACAAACTTAAAAATTTTCAGTATATATAAAAATTAATCAAATAAATAAGACAAATAATGATCTTTATTAATATTATATTTTATATCATCTAAAGGGATAAATATTTTTTTATGCCCCTTATCTTTCATTAATATGATACCGGCTTCTGTTATAAGAAAAATTAAATTGTCTGTATCATTATAAAAGTTTTTAGGAACATTATATCTTTTTAATATCTCATCAGCATTATTAACAAAATCTTTCAAATAAGGACTTATTAATTTTTCATTATCTAAATCAATTATGAGCGATATATTATTTATTATAAGATTATTATTAGATTCTATCTTAGCAAATCTCTTATATACGCATATTGTTTTATCATCAAAATACACTATATTATCAGCATTATAAAAATCTTTAAGTTTATCATAGTATTTAGTTTTAATATCATTAAATAAAACCTTATCATGTTTTTTTAAAATCTTTTCTACATCTATTTTCAATTCATTTTGTTTCTGAGAATGTAGTTTATTATCTCCATTTATATATGAATTAATTTTATCATTGTTTTTTATATTGAAATGATAGAGATCAAATAAATAGCGAAGAATATTTATCAAATGATTAGATTTTGCCATCTTTTTAAATATTAATTTAAAATATTCTACCTTAATATCAGGATTGCTATTAACTTCAAAAACTCCATTTATAATTTTAGAATCAGATATTTCCACAATATAGTTAATTTCCTTTTTATCACTATTTATAAAATCATAGAGAGAACAATCAAATTTTATAATGGCTTTTTCATTTCTTTCTATAATAATATCATACCAGCTAAAATATTCTTTGTCATTTTGTTTATTATCATCAAAACAATAAATAGAAATATAATTATCCATAAAATTACTGAGTATATTATAATACCCTTTTATCTTATCATTATTTATAAATATATTTCCAAAAAAACCCTGCATTGCAGATACTAGTCCGCCATAATAAACATAAGAGTAAATATACATATTATTTACTTTATCTTTAAAAGTTATAAACGTTATTGTCTTTTGATAAATATCAGGAATATATCTTCTTTTATATGCTTTAATAAAAATAATAATAATAGCTATAAGAATAGCTGTAAGAATTAAATATTTACCAAATACCAATTTAAAATAATATAAAAAATTATCAGTTTTAGCTCCATTTAAAACCAATATAGCAGCTATATCTTCGTTGCCTTTATCAAGTGCTATTTCAAGACCTTTGTCTAAATCCATTTTGAATTTATTTCCAAAGAATAAAAATTTCTTTTTTAATAGACTTTTTAAGATAAACTCATTTTCTTTATTAACAGCTAATAAAAACTCATCATTTATATCATCATCGTTTTTATAATGTTTCAAGATAATTTCAACAACATCATAAGCATAATCGTCTACAGCACTGTAAAGGGCTGTTTTACCATTAATAGATTTTTGATAAACATCAGCATTATTTTCTAGTAAGAACTCTACTATATCAAGTTTGCCATTATATTTTGAATAAGTATAAAGCAAAGTATAGCCATCATATACTCCGTTTATGTCATATTTCTGTATAAACTTCTTAACAGCTTCTAAATCCCCATAACCTTCTGCAGCATTTTGATATTCATATTCTAAACTATCTATTTCTATAACATTATATTTTTTATAAAATTCTATTTTTTCTTTTAATACTTTTTCTGCTGCCTCTTTAAACAAGTTTTCTATATATTCTTTAGGGTCTTTTGCCATTTCTTTTAATTCATCTTCATTTGTAAACATTTTATCAAAAAGATTTTTATAGTAATTGGTGTCATATTCCTGAGAATATAGAAATAAAGATGTTATTATTAAGAAAATAAAAGATATAATTATTCTGAAAATATTTTTATTTTTTAACATATTTTACCCTCATAAATATTAGAAAGGTTTTATATTATACTATAGAAATGTATATGTCAATATAATAGAGTAAATTACATTTAAGGCATGAAACTTACATTTACATTTTTTATTATGTCTATTTTTTGAGCTTCAGGTTTTGAGTATTTAGCTGATGCTTTTTGAGAATTAGCCTGATTTCCTATATTTATAACAGAAGTATAAAGTACATTATTATCTTGATATATAGTAGCTTCAACAACTATTCTGTAAGTACCGTCTTTTACTATGTTTCCTTGATTATCTTTGCAGTCCCAAACTATATTAACTTTGCCTTGTTTTGGAGTAGATTTTGATACGGCATCAATTATTTTTTTATCTATACTTTGAGCATTAGCTTTTTTCTGCCAATTATTTAAAGATTGCTTTCTATATGTCCAGCCTTCTCTTCTTCCTGTAAAATCTGTAATATATATTGTAGCTATATAGTTGCCGTTATTATCTTCAGCCCAAACAGCTATTTGATTGCTTGAATAACCCGGTCTTTTAGTATAATCGAAACTTATATTAACTTTTTTAGTACCATTTTGAGCATAGTTTTCATTTATGAATGATACAGCAAAAATCATAAATAATATAATAAAAATTTTTTTCATAAATAATCTCCTAATAATAAATTTTGTTTTTATTTTTTACCATATATTTATAATTTTATATAATAGACTTGTTTCAAAACTAATTTAATAAAGATTTGCAATAGTTTTACTTTATTTATTTTTATAATTGGGGCTTTGCCCCGCACCCCACTTCTTTTGTTGCCACAAAGAAGCAAAAAGGCTATATTTTAGCTTAAATTAATAATCTATCTTACATACAAAACAATTTTAGTATTATTTCGTACTAATTTTACATTTGCACTTTTTGCAACTTTTTGCGGCGGGAAAAAGTTGACTAAAAAATGACAAACTTAAAATTTTCAGTATATATAGCATATTATTATATTTAAAAAGTTACAATAATTTTGTCAAGTAGTTTTGAAATATGTCTAATATTTCATTTAATTATCAATACTTTTCATAATGTATTTTATTAGGCTCAAATCTGTCTGGCATAGCAGGCTCTCCGTCAGGATAACCAATAACAACTATTCCTAAAGGCTTAATATGATCAGGTAAATTAAATATTTTTATTATTTCATTCATTCTCTCTTCACGAGGAGCAACACCAATCCAAACGCTTCCTAAATCTTTAGCTTTTGCTGCAAGCATTAAATTTTGTAAAGCTGCAGAACAGTTTTGCTGCCAGTAAAGCTGACCTGATTCATCGGATAAATCTCCGCATACAACTATAGCTAATGTAGCAGTATCTAACATTTTAGCATAAGGGTGAGAGTTCATGATTTTATCTAATGTTTCTCTGTTTTTTACTACTATAAACTCCCAATTTCTTCTATTATTTGCAGATGGAGCATACATAGCAGCTTTAAGCATATATTCTATCTTTTCATCTTCAACTTGTTTACCTTTAATATATTTTCTTATGCTTCTTCTTGTAAATAGAATATCTTCACTCATATAATATTCTCTCCTTAAAGTTATTTTTTATTATTATATAGTAAATATAAGAAAATTAAAATTGTTAGAGTACTAAAATTTATATATTAATTATCAAAAATTAGAGTAGGGTAGTTACATACCAGCCATTTATGTTTTCTATCTTTATTAAATATTGAAACTTTTTTATTTTTTTAGTTTATTCTTGAAAAAGAATGCCCACCCAAGTATTTTTCTATGTTTAAAGTTTTAAAAAGTATGATATTATTATATTAATGAATTATATAGGAAGTAAACTGTCTTTATTAGATTTTTTATACGAATCTATAATGTCTGTAATAGATGATAATTGTCATACATTCTGTGATTTGTTTGCAGGTACAGGTATTGTAGGAAGATATTTTAAATCTAAAAATTTCTCGATTATAGCTAATGATATTCAGTATTATAGTTATGTTTTAAATAAGCATTATATAGAAAATAGTAAATATTTGTCATTTTACGATTTAAATGAAGAAATAGAAGAATTAAAAGAAACTGATATCAAAGAAAAATATATAATTGTATGCGAGTATTTGAATAATATAGATTATCAAAAAGGTTTTATTTATAATAATTATTCTTTAGGAGGTACTAAAGATAAAGAACATAAGAGAATATACTTTTCAGATGAAAACGCCATGAAATGCGATGATATAAGAATGAAAATAGAAGAATGGCTTAATAATAAGAAGATTAATGAAAATGAATATTATTTTCTTCTTGCCAGCTTGCTTGAAAATATTGATAGATGTGCAAATACAGCTTCAGTTTATGGTGCATTTTTGAAAGATATAAAAAAACAGCTTCAAAAACTTTCAATTATTGTCCTTGCGAATTTGTTATAAGTGATATAGAGCATAAAGTATATAATGAAGATGCTAATAAATTAATAGAAGATATTGAAACCGATATATTATATTTAGACCCTCCATATAATAGAAGACAATATTCAGATAATTATCATATACTTGAAACTATAGCTAAATATGATAATCCTGTAATAAAAGGAAAAACAGGACTTAGAAATGATAGAATAAAATCATTATATTGTAATAAAAATTATGTTTATAATGTATTTGAGGAGCTTATA encodes:
- a CDS encoding ankyrin repeat domain-containing protein, which codes for MSKRLKTIINIFAIILIVISVNIIASSFLMMIFYNRKNLFYITNIIALLIIINSIMLIFKKNYKVFIIVFISILSFSFIFTFANYIKYANNVKIIKKDKEVPNSLDRALAKDRFFKAAEKGNIEKIKELMDYVDINTKDAYGINALMHALIFNNLESVEFLLKNGADVNSMDYQYQTPLMYAVQKNNAEIVKLLISKGADINFKDARNITALDIAKSKGYDDIAEILENAKKYIKK
- a CDS encoding ankyrin repeat domain-containing protein; the encoded protein is MLKNKNIFRIIISFIFLIITSLFLYSQEYDTNYYKNLFDKMFTNEDELKEMAKDPKEYIENLFKEAAEKVLKEKIEFYKKYNVIEIDSLEYEYQNAAEGYGDLEAVKKFIQKYDINGVYDGYTLLYTYSKYNGKLDIVEFLLENNADVYQKSINGKTALYSAVDDYAYDVVEIILKHYKNDDDINDEFLLAVNKENEFILKSLLKKKFLFFGNKFKMDLDKGLEIALDKGNEDIAAILVLNGAKTDNFLYYFKLVFGKYLILTAILIAIIIIFIKAYKRRYIPDIYQKTITFITFKDKVNNMYIYSYVYYGGLVSAMQGFFGNIFINNDKIKGYYNILSNFMDNYISIYCFDDNKQNDKEYFSWYDIIIERNEKAIIKFDCSLYDFINSDKKEINYIVEISDSKIINGVFEVNSNPDIKVEYFKLIFKKMAKSNHLINILRYLFDLYHFNIKNNDKINSYINGDNKLHSQKQNELKIDVEKILKKHDKVLFNDIKTKYYDKLKDFYNADNIVYFDDKTICVYKRFAKIESNNNLIINNISLIIDLDNEKLISPYLKDFVNNADEILKRYNVPKNFYNDTDNLIFLITEAGIILMKDKGHKKIFIPLDDIKYNINKDHYLSYLFD
- a CDS encoding DUF2271 domain-containing protein, encoding MKKIFIILFMIFAVSFINENYAQNGTKKVNISFDYTKRPGYSSNQIAVWAEDNNGNYIATIYITDFTGRREGWTYRKQSLNNWQKKANAQSIDKKIIDAVSKSTPKQGKVNIVWDCKDNQGNIVKDGTYRIVVEATIYQDNNVLYTSVINIGNQANSQKASAKYSKPEAQKIDIIKNVNVSFMP
- a CDS encoding nitroreductase family protein, with the translated sequence MSEDILFTRRSIRKYIKGKQVEDEKIEYMLKAAMYAPSANNRRNWEFIVVKNRETLDKIMNSHPYAKMLDTATLAIVVCGDLSDESGQLYWQQNCSAALQNLMLAAKAKDLGSVWIGVAPREERMNEIIKIFNLPDHIKPLGIVVIGYPDGEPAMPDRFEPNKIHYEKY
- a CDS encoding DNA adenine methylase: MNYIGSKLSLLDFLYESIMSVIDDNCHTFCDLFAGTGIVGRYFKSKNFSIIANDIQYYSYVLNKHYIENSKYLSFYDLNEEIEELKETDIKEKYIIVCEYLNNIDYQKGFIYNNYSLGGTKDKEHKRIYFSDENAMKCDDIRMKIEEWLNNKKINENEYYFLLASLLENIDRCANTASVYGAFLKDIKKQLQKLSIIVLANLL
- a CDS encoding DNA adenine methylase: MCKYSFSLWCIFERYKKTASKTFNYCPCEFVISDIEHKVYNEDANKLIEDIETDILYLDPPYNRRQYSDNYHILETIAKYDNPVIKGKTGLRNDRIKSLYCNKNYVYNVFEELINKANAKYIFLSYNNEGLLSLEDIKKIMSKKGKYGLFVKEYSRFKADSKRYNSASKTCEYLHYLIVK